One window of the Arthrobacter sp. zg-Y919 genome contains the following:
- a CDS encoding DUF3224 domain-containing protein produces the protein MTDLTEEVIVADFDVSEWEPTPYQVEGTNSELSTVRAVKIFEGDITGTSVADLIMAGNSVGAGYVGSEVFAGTIAGRSGTMVIQHWGLAEGTATASSGHIIPGSGTDGLAGIAGKAIYTQEEDGQHRLELRVTFPAPQA, from the coding sequence ATGACCGACCTAACTGAAGAAGTAATTGTGGCGGATTTTGACGTTTCGGAGTGGGAACCCACCCCGTACCAGGTGGAAGGAACCAACAGCGAACTCTCCACGGTCCGGGCAGTGAAAATCTTCGAGGGAGACATCACCGGGACCAGTGTTGCGGACCTGATCATGGCCGGAAATTCCGTGGGCGCAGGCTATGTCGGCTCTGAGGTGTTCGCTGGAACCATTGCCGGGCGCTCCGGGACCATGGTCATCCAGCACTGGGGCCTCGCCGAGGGCACAGCCACGGCGAGCTCCGGGCACATCATCCCGGGCTCCGGCACCGACGGACTCGCCGGCATTGCCGGCAAGGCCATCTACACCCAGGAAGAAGACGGCCAGCACCGGCTCGAACTGCGGGTGACCTTCCCCGCTCCCCAGGCCTAG